One segment of Streptomyces sp. XD-27 DNA contains the following:
- a CDS encoding beta-galactosidase — MDRRDFLIVSALTPLAATLAGEGRAAAADHTFGFSADGSQFLLDGKPFQIRSGELHPCRIPVQYWRHRIQMAKAMGLNTIGVYLMWNYLEERPGVFDLTTDRRDFAAFIRLCQAEGMWVLLRPGPYVCAEWDLGGLPAWLLADRSAKLRVRAAADPAYMPAVRRYIRTIAPVVKPLLVGNGGPVLMVQIENEYGSFGDDSTYLAEIRQAWIDAGIDSPFYTQDGLDQVRTNHTNVPGGAIGLSDGDAAAIADCRRAFPAVPAFVGESWAGWFTAWGDSTFGGIGKDKSAVLRGLMAARLSFNIYMIHGGTSFGYWAGANADNDGRSYTPDITSYDYSAAITEQGRPTARYTAYRDLIADSLGGALPSVPAPVPTISPAPVTPAAYASLWDNLPAPLPPSRTVEAQPMESYGQNSGFILYRRVLSGYSGGTLTVSGVHDYATVFLDGAYQGGLSRPAVSPSYAAPLKVTDGSTLNLGAATADPTLDILVEGLGRVNFGHAIVDRKGITGQVSLSGAGPLNGPLTRWQTYSLPVDEKFVAALRPTISDPDKGGIFFRATLTLDKIGDTYLDMSGWTKGVVWVNGRNLGRYWSMGPQQRLYCPAPWLRVGRNQITVLDLHQTTARAIGFATALQSRHVLTNRRSGKALDVPDASTGQGVQLIQWSRHGDSNQQWILASLGHEITTLANAHSGHLVDVQGESTSDGAPIVQWPATRGVNQQWRATDAGGGYVKLVSVHSGKVIGVEGGSTADGAKITQQDDTGDISQHWRLDQL, encoded by the coding sequence ATGGATCGACGCGATTTCCTGATCGTCAGCGCCCTCACCCCGCTGGCGGCCACCCTGGCCGGCGAGGGCCGCGCGGCCGCCGCCGACCACACCTTCGGCTTCTCGGCGGACGGCAGCCAGTTCCTGCTCGACGGGAAGCCCTTCCAGATCCGCAGCGGTGAACTGCACCCGTGCCGCATTCCCGTGCAGTACTGGCGCCACCGCATCCAGATGGCCAAGGCCATGGGTTTGAACACCATCGGCGTGTACCTCATGTGGAACTACCTCGAGGAACGCCCCGGTGTGTTCGACCTGACCACCGACCGGCGCGACTTCGCCGCGTTCATCAGACTGTGCCAAGCCGAGGGCATGTGGGTGCTGTTGCGCCCGGGACCCTACGTGTGCGCCGAGTGGGACCTCGGTGGCCTTCCCGCCTGGCTGCTCGCCGACCGCTCGGCCAAGCTGCGGGTCCGGGCTGCGGCCGACCCGGCCTACATGCCCGCGGTCCGCCGCTACATCCGCACGATCGCACCGGTCGTCAAGCCGCTCCTGGTCGGCAACGGCGGCCCCGTCCTCATGGTGCAGATCGAGAACGAGTACGGATCGTTCGGCGACGACTCCACGTACCTTGCCGAGATCCGCCAGGCATGGATCGACGCCGGAATCGACAGCCCGTTCTACACCCAGGACGGGCTGGACCAGGTCAGGACCAACCACACCAACGTGCCCGGCGGGGCCATCGGCCTGTCCGACGGCGACGCCGCGGCCATCGCCGACTGCCGCCGCGCCTTCCCGGCGGTACCCGCGTTCGTCGGCGAGTCGTGGGCCGGCTGGTTCACCGCGTGGGGGGACAGCACCTTCGGCGGCATCGGCAAGGACAAGTCCGCCGTCCTGCGCGGGCTCATGGCAGCCAGGCTGTCGTTCAACATCTACATGATCCACGGCGGCACCAGCTTCGGCTACTGGGCCGGAGCCAACGCCGACAACGACGGCCGCAGCTACACACCCGACATCACCAGCTACGACTACAGTGCGGCGATCACCGAGCAGGGGCGCCCGACCGCGCGTTACACCGCGTACCGCGACCTCATCGCCGACTCCCTGGGCGGTGCGCTGCCTTCGGTCCCGGCGCCCGTGCCCACCATCTCCCCCGCCCCGGTGACCCCCGCCGCGTACGCCTCGCTGTGGGACAACCTTCCCGCTCCGCTGCCCCCGTCCCGGACGGTCGAGGCCCAGCCGATGGAGAGCTACGGCCAGAACTCCGGCTTCATCCTCTACCGCCGCGTGCTCTCCGGATACAGCGGCGGAACGCTCACGGTCTCGGGCGTGCACGACTACGCCACCGTCTTCCTCGACGGCGCCTACCAGGGCGGCCTCAGCCGACCTGCCGTGTCCCCGTCGTACGCCGCGCCGTTGAAGGTGACCGACGGCAGCACCCTGAACCTCGGCGCTGCCACCGCCGACCCGACGCTCGACATCCTGGTCGAGGGGCTGGGCCGGGTGAACTTCGGGCACGCCATCGTCGACCGCAAGGGCATCACCGGGCAGGTGTCGCTGTCCGGCGCCGGTCCGCTCAATGGCCCCCTCACGCGGTGGCAGACCTACTCACTGCCCGTCGACGAGAAGTTCGTGGCCGCCCTGCGCCCGACGATCAGCGATCCCGACAAGGGCGGCATCTTCTTCCGCGCCACGCTCACCCTCGACAAGATCGGCGACACCTACCTGGACATGTCCGGCTGGACCAAGGGCGTGGTCTGGGTCAACGGCCGCAATCTCGGCCGGTACTGGTCCATGGGCCCGCAGCAGCGCCTGTACTGCCCCGCGCCCTGGCTGCGCGTCGGCCGCAACCAGATCACCGTCCTCGACCTGCACCAGACCACGGCGAGGGCCATCGGCTTCGCCACCGCCCTGCAGAGCCGCCACGTGCTCACCAACCGGCGCAGCGGCAAGGCCCTCGACGTCCCCGACGCCTCGACCGGCCAAGGCGTCCAGCTGATCCAGTGGTCCCGCCACGGCGACAGCAACCAGCAGTGGATCCTCGCCTCCCTGGGCCATGAGATCACCACCCTGGCCAACGCCCATTCGGGACACCTCGTCGACGTGCAAGGCGAGTCCACGTCCGACGGCGCCCCCATCGTCCAATGGCCCGCCACCCGCGGCGTGAACCAGCAGTGGCGCGCCACCGACGCCGGTGGCGGCTACGTGAAGCTCGTCAGCGTCCACAGCGGCAAGGTCATCGGGGTCGAGGGCGGCTCCACCGCGGACGGGGCGAAGATCACCCAGCAGGACGACACCGGTGACATCAGCCAGCACTGGCGGCTCGACCAGCTGTAG
- a CDS encoding phage capsid protein — protein sequence MITRDVKARYWAPAILDMLHVMLRLDRLLGFSTVSAEQRQRLQFGDAVSEDPQTTAQILALLAQAEAASTDTKVRKLHTDWSDEQVQAEVDAIRDENGIALPTDLLQAGPLSGSA from the coding sequence ATGATCACACGCGACGTCAAGGCCCGGTACTGGGCGCCGGCCATCCTCGACATGCTGCACGTCATGCTCAGGCTCGACCGCCTGCTCGGCTTCTCCACCGTGAGCGCCGAGCAGCGCCAGCGGCTCCAGTTCGGCGACGCCGTCAGCGAGGACCCGCAGACCACCGCGCAGATACTCGCCCTGCTCGCGCAGGCCGAGGCCGCATCGACCGACACCAAGGTCCGCAAGCTGCACACGGATTGGTCCGACGAACAGGTGCAGGCCGAGGTCGATGCCATCCGCGACGAGAACGGCATCGCGCTGCCGACAGACCTGTTGCAGGCTGGGCCGTTGTCTGGCTCGGCTTGA
- a CDS encoding ornithine cyclodeaminase family protein, producing the protein MLVLGHSQVEALIDMDELIDALAPAMADLSAGRASAPDRIAALVPEQKGFLAAMPGHVPSADVLMAKLVTAFPGNAGTSLPTHQAVIAVFDPATGAPVALLDGTAITAARTAACSALSARLLAREDATVLAILGTGVQARSHAHAMCRVRPIREIRVAGRDPARAGLLAAELSSVLDTDVWAVPTYAEALGGAHIAAAATHALEPVVRRPWLSPGVHVTSVGYNPAGREIDDATIADALVCVESRDAALAPFPAGSNDLLMPIRDRVITDEHVHAELGQLVSGTKPGRTSPDQITLYKSVGVAVQDAAAAALVLAAAREQSVGEEITLR; encoded by the coding sequence ATGCTTGTTCTCGGGCACTCGCAGGTCGAGGCCCTCATCGATATGGACGAGCTGATCGACGCCCTGGCTCCGGCCATGGCGGACCTCAGCGCGGGGCGCGCCTCGGCCCCGGACCGGATCGCCGCGCTGGTGCCCGAACAGAAGGGGTTCCTGGCCGCAATGCCGGGTCACGTGCCGTCGGCGGATGTCCTCATGGCCAAGCTCGTCACGGCCTTCCCGGGCAATGCCGGGACGTCCCTGCCGACCCATCAGGCGGTCATCGCGGTGTTCGATCCGGCCACCGGCGCGCCCGTCGCGCTGCTGGACGGTACGGCCATCACCGCGGCGCGGACCGCTGCTTGCTCGGCGCTGTCGGCGCGGCTGCTGGCACGCGAGGATGCCACGGTGCTGGCGATCCTGGGCACAGGGGTACAGGCCCGGTCCCACGCTCACGCGATGTGCCGGGTCCGCCCGATCCGTGAGATCCGGGTCGCCGGCCGGGACCCGGCACGAGCCGGTCTCCTCGCCGCTGAACTGTCGTCCGTCCTGGACACCGATGTATGGGCGGTCCCCACCTACGCCGAGGCGCTCGGCGGGGCGCACATCGCCGCCGCGGCCACCCATGCCCTCGAACCGGTGGTCCGCCGCCCCTGGCTTTCGCCCGGGGTACACGTCACCTCGGTGGGCTACAACCCGGCCGGCCGCGAGATCGATGACGCGACCATCGCGGACGCACTGGTCTGCGTCGAATCACGGGATGCCGCTCTGGCCCCCTTCCCGGCAGGGAGCAACGATCTGCTGATGCCGATCCGCGACCGCGTCATCACGGACGAGCATGTGCACGCCGAGCTCGGCCAACTCGTCTCGGGCACCAAACCGGGCCGCACGTCACCGGACCAGATCACCCTCTACAAGTCGGTCGGCGTGGCCGTCCAGGATGCCGCGGCCGCCGCACTGGTGCTCGCAGCAGCCCGCGAGCAATCGGTCGGCGAGGAGATCACCCTGCGGTAA
- the trxB gene encoding thioredoxin-disulfide reductase, which produces MSAPAGGGGSAVRDVVVIGSGPAGYTAALYTARAGLRPLVFCGSVFVGGSLATTTEVENYPGFRDGVQGPDLMDAMRDQAVRFGARMVDDDIVAVDLAGVTKHLTDARGRTHRARTVIVATGSGYRKLGLPREEELSGRGVSWCATCDGFFFKGQHLAVVGGGDTALEEATFLTRYAESVTLVHRRDTLRASKAMQARAFADPKISYAFDSEVTELRGEERLNGVTLRNTRTGATSELAVTGLFIAIGHDPRSRLFAGQLDTDGDGYLRVAAPSTRTRLPGVFAAGDVVDRTYRQAVTAAGSGCAAALDAERYLAALADRARRSAPVPVVG; this is translated from the coding sequence GTGAGCGCCCCGGCCGGGGGCGGCGGGTCCGCCGTCCGGGACGTCGTCGTCATCGGCTCGGGCCCCGCCGGATACACCGCGGCCCTCTACACCGCCCGCGCCGGACTGCGCCCCCTGGTCTTCTGCGGCAGCGTCTTCGTCGGCGGCTCGCTGGCCACGACCACCGAGGTGGAGAACTACCCCGGCTTCCGGGACGGTGTCCAGGGCCCGGACCTGATGGACGCGATGCGGGACCAGGCCGTCCGCTTCGGCGCCCGGATGGTCGACGACGACATCGTCGCGGTCGATCTGGCAGGTGTCACCAAGCACCTCACCGACGCCCGCGGCCGCACCCACCGGGCGCGGACCGTGATCGTGGCCACCGGGTCCGGCTATCGCAAGCTGGGTCTGCCGCGCGAGGAGGAGCTGTCCGGCCGCGGGGTGTCCTGGTGCGCCACCTGCGACGGGTTCTTCTTCAAGGGGCAGCATCTGGCGGTGGTCGGCGGCGGGGACACCGCGCTGGAGGAGGCCACGTTCCTCACCCGCTACGCCGAGTCGGTCACCCTTGTCCACCGCCGTGACACCCTGCGCGCCTCCAAGGCCATGCAGGCCCGCGCCTTCGCCGATCCGAAGATCTCCTACGCCTTCGACAGCGAGGTCACCGAGCTCAGGGGCGAGGAGCGGCTGAACGGGGTGACGCTGCGCAACACCCGCACCGGGGCCACCTCTGAGCTTGCGGTCACCGGGCTGTTCATCGCGATCGGCCACGACCCGCGCAGCCGGCTGTTCGCAGGCCAACTGGACACCGACGGAGACGGGTACCTGCGGGTCGCGGCACCCTCCACCCGGACCAGGTTGCCGGGGGTGTTCGCGGCCGGTGACGTCGTGGACCGCACCTACCGGCAGGCCGTCACCGCGGCGGGCAGCGGATGCGCGGCGGCCCTGGACGCGGAGCGGTACCTCGCCGCCCTCGCCGACCGCGCCCGCCGCTCCGCCCCGGTACCGGTCGTCGGCTGA
- a CDS encoding S8 family serine peptidase, which translates to MTSRRAQTVAAAVAAAAALATPLLFSGPSARAAEPHASGAVHIVQIRGVGASADEVRKAAEEMTARNGGELRRIYYSASQGFSATLTDEQVTKYLNDSRVDSVTKDRTYRVAGKLGAAPDRAGEGPSAPGWGLDRIDQRELPLDGGYSAPNTASGVRVYVVDTGVRTTHEEFGVRARTAYDAIAQSTGEEGDCHGHGTASAAIAAGDRSGAAKEAEIESVRALGCDGTGSMEHIMSAVDWIAAHAERPAVVSLGFSGDPGTVIDRQLYNMTRLGIPYTAAAGGSTGDTGGDACMKTPGRQTTGVTVAATGQRDSRPAWSGYGACVHLFAPGEDIPTAGAASDDAFGGLSGTSAATAAATGAVAMYLSDHPDAAPADVDKALIEASTKDHVQDPGAGSKNRLLYVGPASADRDPR; encoded by the coding sequence GTGACGTCCCGCCGTGCGCAGACCGTCGCGGCGGCCGTGGCCGCCGCGGCCGCGTTGGCCACGCCCCTCCTGTTCTCCGGTCCGTCGGCGAGGGCAGCCGAGCCGCACGCCTCCGGCGCCGTGCACATCGTCCAGATACGGGGCGTGGGCGCGTCGGCCGACGAAGTGCGGAAAGCGGCCGAGGAGATGACGGCCCGAAACGGCGGCGAGCTGCGGCGGATCTACTACTCGGCCTCGCAGGGCTTCTCCGCGACGCTGACCGACGAGCAGGTGACGAAGTACCTCAACGACAGCCGGGTGGACTCGGTGACGAAGGACCGCACCTACCGGGTCGCCGGGAAGCTGGGAGCCGCTCCCGACCGCGCCGGCGAAGGGCCGTCGGCACCGGGCTGGGGGCTGGACCGTATCGACCAGCGGGAGCTGCCGCTGGACGGCGGTTACTCCGCACCCAACACCGCCTCCGGCGTGCGCGTCTACGTCGTGGACACCGGAGTCCGCACGACCCACGAGGAGTTCGGCGTGCGGGCCCGCACCGCGTACGACGCCATCGCCCAGAGCACCGGCGAGGAGGGCGACTGCCACGGGCACGGCACCGCCTCCGCCGCGATCGCGGCCGGAGACCGGTCGGGTGCCGCCAAGGAGGCCGAGATCGAGTCGGTCCGGGCGCTCGGCTGCGACGGCACCGGATCGATGGAGCACATCATGTCCGCGGTGGACTGGATCGCCGCCCATGCCGAGCGGCCCGCGGTGGTCAGCCTCGGCTTCTCCGGCGACCCCGGCACGGTGATCGACCGCCAGCTGTACAACATGACGCGCCTGGGCATCCCCTACACCGCGGCGGCCGGTGGCAGCACCGGCGACACCGGCGGCGACGCCTGCATGAAGACCCCCGGCAGGCAGACCACCGGGGTCACCGTCGCCGCCACCGGCCAGCGGGACAGCCGCCCCGCCTGGTCCGGCTACGGGGCGTGTGTGCACCTGTTCGCGCCGGGCGAGGACATCCCCACCGCCGGGGCCGCGAGCGACGACGCCTTCGGCGGCCTGTCCGGGACCTCCGCCGCGACCGCCGCGGCCACCGGTGCCGTGGCGATGTACCTGTCCGACCACCCGGACGCCGCCCCGGCCGACGTCGACAAGGCGCTGATCGAGGCATCCACCAAGGACCACGTGCAGGATCCGGGCGCCGGGTCCAAGAACCGCCTGCTGTACGTCGGCCCCGCGTCCGCTGACCGGGACCCCCGGTGA
- a CDS encoding co-chaperone YbbN, with protein sequence MLRKLSAAAAAVTILTCGAAVPAVAAPLPAATPHAATAAEIPDAVDVTSANFDQVMEWSKTKPVVLDFTAEWCGACQAQKPYLEKYNKEDNGKWVWARVDVDTNKEISDRYNIEYIPTLIDIKNGEEVGSRQVGFDDPESLRAWLNKL encoded by the coding sequence ATGCTCCGCAAACTCTCCGCCGCGGCGGCCGCTGTGACCATCCTGACCTGCGGCGCGGCCGTACCCGCGGTCGCCGCCCCGCTCCCCGCGGCCACCCCCCACGCCGCCACCGCGGCCGAGATCCCCGACGCGGTCGACGTGACCTCGGCCAACTTCGACCAGGTCATGGAGTGGTCGAAGACCAAGCCGGTGGTCCTGGACTTCACCGCCGAGTGGTGCGGCGCCTGCCAGGCGCAGAAGCCCTATCTGGAGAAGTACAACAAGGAAGACAACGGCAAGTGGGTCTGGGCGCGGGTGGACGTCGACACCAATAAGGAAATCTCCGACCGGTACAACATCGAGTACATCCCCACCCTGATCGACATCAAGAACGGTGAGGAAGTGGGCAGCCGCCAGGTCGGTTTCGACGACCCCGAGTCGCTGCGCGCCTGGCTGAACAAGCTGTAG
- a CDS encoding rhodanese-like domain-containing protein: MKREELKAEIEAGSVTVVDTMPVDYYEREHLPHAVNIPGFPYEEASRFTDELAPTVLPDPSAPIVVYCANVPCRNSELVGARLVELGYTNVRKYREGIEDWVSGGLPTEKSQVSQAD; the protein is encoded by the coding sequence GTGAAGAGAGAAGAGCTCAAAGCCGAGATCGAGGCCGGATCGGTGACCGTGGTCGACACCATGCCGGTGGACTACTACGAGCGCGAGCACCTGCCGCACGCGGTGAACATTCCGGGATTCCCGTACGAGGAGGCATCCCGCTTCACCGACGAACTCGCCCCCACCGTACTTCCCGATCCCTCCGCCCCCATCGTCGTGTACTGCGCCAATGTGCCCTGCCGCAACAGCGAACTCGTCGGTGCCCGGCTCGTGGAACTCGGATACACCAACGTCCGCAAATACCGCGAAGGCATCGAGGACTGGGTCAGCGGCGGCCTGCCGACCGAGAAGTCCCAGGTGTCCCAGGCCGACTGA
- a CDS encoding cytosine permease yields MAAAAQPGQPDERLDDYSLTRVPEESRHSWVSVAVQRFGQVSSFQQFMVGAVLGFGMDFTDAVLAITIGSVMLEVITILLGIAGVREGLSTSVLARWSGFGRKGSALVGLLIALSLAGWFGVQNGVFAQGMHDLAGWAPEWIWALVGGGVITAITVLGFRMMAWTAYLTVPAFLLLAAFSITDALADHSLADLISSAPPGPAMSLAEGTTLVSGAFILGAIMTPDMTRFNRRPSDVVKQTVISVTLGEYLIGLTAVLLAHAARTSDIVGIITSSSGFLGTLILATAILKINDWNLYSSSLGLVNSVDVLLGRRVGRRPVTLLIGTAGTALSAMGIVDDFTDFLETIGILAPPVAGIIIAEYFVVRRFRAELDRARLSGVMPGESADWMPLSLVCWAAGAAVGKYLDHGIPSINAVLVAFLLYAAIGRIAPAGAALRPGRTALPETDLTQSGG; encoded by the coding sequence ATGGCCGCCGCGGCGCAGCCCGGCCAACCGGACGAGCGGCTCGACGACTACTCGCTCACCCGGGTGCCGGAGGAATCCCGGCATTCCTGGGTCTCTGTCGCCGTCCAGCGTTTCGGACAGGTGTCGTCGTTCCAGCAGTTCATGGTCGGGGCCGTGCTCGGTTTCGGCATGGACTTCACCGACGCGGTCCTGGCGATCACCATCGGATCGGTGATGCTGGAGGTCATCACGATCCTGCTCGGCATCGCCGGGGTCCGGGAGGGGCTGTCCACCTCGGTGCTGGCCCGCTGGTCCGGCTTCGGCCGCAAGGGCTCGGCGCTGGTGGGCCTGCTCATCGCACTGAGCCTGGCCGGCTGGTTCGGCGTACAGAACGGCGTCTTCGCGCAGGGCATGCACGATCTCGCGGGCTGGGCACCGGAGTGGATCTGGGCGCTGGTCGGCGGCGGCGTCATCACCGCGATCACCGTGCTGGGCTTCCGGATGATGGCGTGGACGGCCTATCTGACCGTGCCGGCCTTTCTGTTGCTCGCCGCGTTCTCGATAACGGACGCCCTCGCGGACCATTCACTGGCCGACCTGATCAGCTCCGCCCCACCGGGACCGGCGATGTCGCTGGCGGAGGGCACGACCCTGGTCTCCGGCGCGTTCATTCTCGGCGCGATCATGACGCCGGACATGACGCGGTTCAATCGCCGCCCCTCCGACGTCGTCAAGCAGACCGTGATCAGCGTGACGCTCGGGGAGTATCTGATCGGGCTCACCGCGGTGCTGCTCGCGCACGCCGCCCGCACCTCGGACATCGTCGGGATCATCACCTCCTCCTCGGGATTCCTCGGCACCCTGATCCTGGCGACGGCCATCCTGAAGATCAATGACTGGAATCTCTACTCGTCCTCACTGGGCCTGGTGAACTCCGTCGACGTGCTCCTCGGCCGACGCGTCGGCAGACGGCCGGTCACCCTGCTGATCGGCACCGCCGGAACCGCCCTGTCCGCCATGGGAATCGTGGACGACTTCACCGATTTCCTGGAGACGATCGGCATTCTGGCGCCACCGGTAGCCGGAATCATCATCGCCGAGTACTTCGTGGTCCGGCGGTTCCGCGCCGAACTCGACCGGGCCCGGCTCAGCGGTGTGATGCCCGGCGAGAGCGCCGACTGGATGCCGCTGTCGCTGGTGTGCTGGGCGGCCGGCGCCGCGGTCGGCAAGTACCTGGACCACGGGATCCCGTCCATCAACGCGGTGCTCGTCGCATTCCTGCTCTACGCGGCCATCGGCCGGATCGCTCCCGCGGGTGCCGCGCTCCGCCCCGGCCGAACCGCGCTGCCCGAAACCGACCTGACGCAATCCGGAGGCTGA
- a CDS encoding tRNA-dependent cyclodipeptide synthase, with product MFDTQPLTENCCAAQQKASHACIGVSPFNSYFSTRRLIALAEWALSEFDSCHFFVPDAVAAYTLEALGYPPARARHKAQRQGQYVHNKITTALRALSVDSPAELILGMARLDENPRYRELLDHAHALYADDPIFRRACLDASHWVLDRKLPPDTPPSPEQLRHAVRYFLAELPLFADSGGITQSGPSMFVYHHPVDFLERFYRNELTWSPVPGQGFLVVRERECAIPQDGGPLTGETAL from the coding sequence ATGTTCGATACCCAACCCCTCACCGAGAATTGCTGTGCGGCACAACAAAAGGCGTCACACGCCTGCATCGGCGTCAGCCCGTTCAACAGCTACTTCAGCACCCGGCGACTGATCGCATTGGCGGAGTGGGCCCTGTCGGAATTCGACAGCTGCCACTTCTTCGTCCCCGACGCGGTCGCGGCCTACACGCTGGAAGCGCTCGGCTATCCGCCGGCCCGCGCCCGGCACAAGGCGCAGCGCCAGGGGCAGTACGTGCACAACAAGATCACCACGGCCCTGCGCGCGCTGTCGGTCGACAGCCCCGCCGAACTGATCCTCGGCATGGCCCGACTGGACGAGAACCCCCGCTACCGCGAACTACTGGACCACGCGCATGCGCTCTACGCCGACGACCCGATTTTCCGGCGGGCATGCCTGGACGCCTCGCACTGGGTACTCGACCGCAAACTGCCGCCGGATACGCCACCGAGCCCCGAGCAGCTCCGCCACGCGGTCCGCTATTTCCTTGCCGAGCTACCGCTTTTCGCCGATTCAGGCGGAATCACGCAGAGCGGCCCCTCGATGTTCGTCTATCACCACCCCGTGGACTTTCTGGAGCGCTTCTACCGGAATGAGCTGACCTGGTCACCGGTCCCGGGTCAGGGTTTCCTCGTCGTACGGGAACGGGAATGCGCGATCCCGCAGGACGGCGGGCCCCTGACCGGCGAAACGGCCCTCTGA